The Pseudomonas cucumis sequence TTCCCTGGGCGATTCCTACGATTGTCTCGGCGAAGATCTGGTCATGGATGCTTAACGACCAGTTCGGCATCATCAATCACCTGATGCTGAGCCTCGGCCTGATTGACGCGCCCCTGGCCTGGACGGCAGATGCAGATCTGTCGATGTGGGCGGTGATCATCGTCGACGTCTGGAAGACCGTGCCGTTTGTCACGCTGCTGATGCTGGCGGCCTTGCAGATGTTGCCGAGCGATTGCTACGAAGCCGCCAGGGTTGATGGCATTCACCCGTTGAAGGTGTTCTGGCGTGTCACGCTTCCCCTGCTGATGCCCGCTTTGCTGGTGGCGGCGATCTTTCGCATCCTCGACTCGCTGCGGGTATTCGACGTGATCTATGTGCTGACCTCGAACTCGTCGAGCACCATGAGTATGTCGGTGTATGCCCGCCAGCATCTGGTGGAGTTCCAGGACGTTGGTTACGGCAGCGCGGCCTCGACGCTGCTGTTTCTGGTGGTTGCGGTGATTGCCATGCTTTATCTCTACCTCGGACGCCGTCAACTGGAGGTCCGCTCATGAGCCCGCGCCTACTGAAAAAAGCCCTGTTGCGCCTCGGGTTCTGGTGCTTGATCGGGGTGTTGCTGCTGTATGCGGTCTTCCCTTTCTACTACGCCATCGTGACGTCGCTGAAGCCGTCCAGCGCCTTGTTCGAGGTGAGCTACTGGATCGATAACCCCGACTTCTCCAATTACGCGGCAGTGCTCAATCAAGCCTCATTCCTGCTGGCTATCCGCAACTCGCTGGTGGTTGCGCTGTGCGTGGTCACGCTGGCGCTGTTCCTCAGCCTGACCGCCGCCTATGCCCTGGGCCGGGTGAAGTTTCGCGGTCGCGGCACGGTGTTGATGATGGTGCTTGGGGTGTCGATGTTTCCCCAGGTTGCGGTGCTGTCGGGGCTGTTCGAAGTGATCCGCGCCCTGGGTCTGTACAACACCTCCTGGGCGTTGATCCTCAGCTACACGATTTTCACCCTGCCCTTCACCGTCTGGGTGCTGACCACGTTCATGGGGCAACTGCCCCATGAGCTGGAAGAAGCGGCAATCATGGATGGCGCCTCACCTTGGGTCACGCTGACCCGGGTGCTGTTGCCGCTGCTCTGGCCCGCACTGGTCACCACTGGCCTGTTGGCTTTCATCGCCGCCTGGAACGAGTTCCTGTTTGCCCTGACCTTCACCCTCACCGACACGCAACGCACGGTGCCGGTCGCCATCGCCTTGATTTCCGGCGGCAGTCCCCATGAGTTGCCTTGGGGGTTGTTGATGGCCGCCTCGGTGCTGGTCACCGTCCCACTGGTGATTCTGGTGCTGATCTTCCAGCGCCGAATCGTTTCCGGTCTCACTGCCGGCGCGTTAAAGGGTTGATGCCCAACAAAGACAAGGAACAGCATCGTGATCAAATTGAAACTGGACAACGTCAACAAACAATTGGGCGGCGCGCGGATTCTTCGCGACGTCAGCCTGGAAATCGCGGCGGGTGAATTCGTGGTATTCGTCGGCCCTTCGGGCTGCGGAAAATCGACCCTGCTGCGACTGATCGCCGGACTGGATTCGATCTGCGCCGGCGACCTGCTGATCGACGGCCGTCGGGTCAACGACCTGGAGCCGCGCGAGCGTGGCGTCGGCATGGTGTTTCAGTCTTATGCGCTGTACCCGCACATGAGCGTCTACGACAACATCAGTTTTGGTCTCAAACTGGCCAAGACGGAAAAGACCAGCCTGCGCGAGCGCGTGCTGAAAACGGCGAAAATCCTGCAATTGGACAAACTGCTGCAGCGCAAGCCAAAGGAGCTGTCTGGCGGGCAGCGTCAGCGTGTGGCCATGGGCAGGGCCATGGCGCGGGAACCGGACATTTTGTTGTTCGATGAGCCGCTTTCCAACCTGGACGCCTCCTTGCGGGTGCAGATGCGCAACGAAATCGCCCGGCTGCATGATCGACTGGGCTCGACCATGATCTACGTCACCCACGATCAGGTTGAAGCGATGACCCTGGCCGACAAAATTGTCGTGCTCAATGGCGGTCGCGTAGAACAGGTCGGCTCACCGCGCGAACTCTATGAGCGCCCGGCCAGCCGCTTTGTCGCCGGTTTTCTCGGTTCGCCCAGAATGAATTTTCTGTCGGCGCGCCTGCAGGCGCCAGGTGAAACCAGCTTGGTCGATACCCTCGTATGGGGCATCACGTCCCTGCCCTTCGACAGCTCGAACCTGGCGGCAGGCACGACGCTGAGCCTGGGGATTCGCCCGGAGCACATGTCGCTCACGGCGGCGGATGGAACCGCCGGCGTCGTCGTGACCGCAGTCGAATACCTGGGCAGCGAAACCTATGTGCACCTCGATACCGGTCACGACGAGCCCATGATCTGTCGTTGCGAGGTCAACGCCGGATGGCAGGCGGGCGATCGGGTCGAGCTGCAGCTGGACATCGGCAATCTGCACTTGTTCGACGCCGACGGCACGGCCTTGAAGCGCCACGCCATTGAAACCCTGCCCGAGGGCGTCCCTCTGCGCTCGGCACGAGCAAGCGCCCTATGACTGTGTATTTGAATCCCATGAACGACCCAATGTCTTGCGCCCTTGACCTTGCGCAGTGTGCGCTGAGTGACGGCCTGTCTCGCGTCATCCACGATTATCGACCCGGTTATCATCTTGCCCCTCCAGCGGGCTGGATGAACGACCCTAACGGGGTGGTGTACTTTCGTGGCGAATACCACGTGTTCTATCAACACCATCCCTTCGACGCGAAATGGGGCCCTATGTATTGGGGGCATGCCAAGAGTGCCGATCTGGTCCATTGGCAGCATCTACCCATTGCTTTGGCACCCGGTGATGATTTCGACCGCGACGGTTGTTTTTCCGGTAGCGCGGTGGTGTGTGGCGATACCCTGGCACTGATCTACACCGGGCACACCTGGCTGGGGGACGTGGGTGACGAGCGCTCGATCCGCCAAGTCCAGTGCCTGGCCACCAGTACCGACGGTATCCGGTTCATCAAGCATGGCGCCGTCATCGACACCGCACCGCAAGACACGATCATGCACTTTCGCGACCCCAAGGTATGGCAGGAGGATGACGGCTGGTACCTGATTGCCGGCGCACGTCTGGGCGATGTGCCGTTGCTCCCGCTGTACCGTTCCACGGATCTGCACGCCTGGGAGTTCCTCGACTATGTGTCCAGCGGCAGCGCGGGCGACGGCTATATGTGGGAGTGCCCGGATCTGTTCCGACTGAACGGACGCGATGTGCTGCTCTACTCCCCCCAAGGCATGCAACCCGAGGGTTACGAGCGGCTTAACAAGTACCAGACCGGTTATCGAGTGGGCCGACTCGACAGCGAGTGGCACTTCACCGGCGGGCCTTTTATCGAGCTGGATAACGGCCACGATTTCTATGCCGCGCAAACGCTCCTGGCCGCCGATGGTCGGCGCCTTGTGTGGGCGTGGCTCGACATGTGGGAAAGCCCGATGCCGAGTCAGGCCCATCACTGGTGCGGCATGCTCGGTTTGCCGCGCGAACTTGAACTGCATGCAGATCGCCTTTGCGTGTATCCGGCACGGGAGCTCACCGCTCTGCGCATGGCGCCCTTGCCGGGCACGCCCTGGTGGGATGAATCGGGAACCCGGTGCGTGCCGCAAGTGAATGGCGACATGCTCGAACTCCATGTGCATCTGGATTTGCGCGGCTGCACCGACGGCCACTTGGGAATCGCCTTGCGTTGCAGCGACGATGACCATGAAGAAACCCTGCTTTACTACGATGCATTGCTGCAGCGTCTGGTGCTGGACCGCAGCCGCTCGGGTGCGCAAGTCACCGGTCAGCGCAGCGTGTCGATAGACCCGACACAAGGGCGATTGGAGCTGCGTGTGTTCCTCGATCGCTCGTCCATCGAGGTGTTCGACGAAAACGGGCGCTTCAGCTTCAGCAGTCGCCTCTATCCGCGGCCCGACAGTCTGGGGGTGAAGCTGTTTGCCAGCGGGAGTGGCGGACGTGTCTCCATTCCCAAGGCATGGCCTCTGGCCTCGGGATGGCTATGAGCAGCGTCATTCGAGTCGCGAGAAGCCCGGGCCCTGTGTCATGATCCTGCGTCAACCTGACCGGCCTCGCCTCGCATGACTTCAGTGAAAGACGTTGCACAGCTGGCCGGCGTGTCCCTGATGACGGTTTCTCGAGCGCTCAATAATCCGGAAAAACTGAGCCCCGAAACCCTTCAGCGGGTGCGTCGCGCCATTGACGAACTGCAATTCGTACCGAGCCTGTCGGCGCGCAAAATGCGCGGCGACAACCTCCAGTCGCGAACCATCGGTGTGTTCGCACTGGACACCGCGACCACACCGTTCGCGGTCGAGCTGCTGCTGTCTATCGAACAGACCGCGCAGCAGGCCGGCTGGAATGTATTTATCCTCAACCTGTTGAGCAACCCGCCCACCGACCAGAACATCGACCTGATGTTGTCGCACCGTCCCGACGGGTTGATCTTCAGCGCCATGGGGTTTCGCCACGTGAGCATTCCCGAGCGCTTGAAGAGCAAACCCCTGGTACTCGCCAATTGCCTGGCAGATGACAGTGACCTGGTCAGTTATGTGCCAGACGACGAAACGGGGCAGTATCGAGCGGTACATCATGCGTTGAGCCAAGGCTATCGGCGCCCGCTGTGTATCAATCTGCCCAAACAGAGTCTGGCCTGGGGCCTGCGGCAAAAAGGCCTGCAGCGTGCCTGTCAGGCATTCGGCCTGGCGCCTGACGCACTCCTGCAATACGACCTTTCCGATCATGATGCCTATGGTGAAACCGCAGCCATCCTCGACCGGCACATTACTGAGGGTCGCCCCGAGTTCGACATTCTGATCTGTGGCAACGACCGGATTGCCTTTTGTGCCTATCAGCTGCTTTTGGGCCGTGGCCTGAAAATTCCCGACGATGTCGCCGTGCTCGGCTACGACAACATGATCGGCATCGCCGAACTGTTCCTCCCGCCGCTGACCACGGTGCAACTGCCGTACTACGAGATCGGTCGCAATGCAGCCCGGCACCTGATCGAGGCCCTGGAGGTCTCGGGAGCCCAGCCGGTTGATTGTCCATTGGTGGTCAGAACGTCGTTGTGAGCCATCAAAACCCTTTACCGAGGGCAAGCTCTCGGTAAAGGGCTGAGTGATTACTTGGGTGGAACGAAGTTATCCAGCATTCGATTCACCGCCAATTCCCCCAGCATGATGACCTGCTGAAGCGCCAGCAGTGTATTGCGGTGGGTGCCCTCCACCAATGCAGCGAGGTCGCTGGCCATGACACTGGCCGACGCCAGGTTTTCGCACGTTTGAACCAGCAAGGCTTCATGGCCGACATCCGGCGCAACCATATACATTGTGCTGGGTTTGCGTGGGGTGTTGTTCATGATCGCCGCCGGATTGAGGTAGAAATCGAGGGCGCGCTCGGCGGCTTCGTTGAGTTTTTTCGAGTCGAGGGATTCGTACGGGGATGCCGGATCGGTGTCCGGTGGGTTGGGCGTAACTTTGAACATAGCAGAAACTCCGATGCTTCTTAAAAGGAGCCAACACCATCTCGCTACCAAACGGAGGGTGGTGGCCATACGAAGGTTGGTAGACCGGGCATCGGAACCGGCGCTCCCGAAGGAGCCCTGCGCATGGCCACCATAAAACGCAGCCTTAAGAAAGGACCGCCGAAGGTGACGCTATGCGTCGATGCTGAGGGTCTACCAAACCCGATCGCTGTTATTCAGCGACAGGGAAACGATAGAGCCCGGGCCATCGGCGCACAAGCCGGCGGATTCTGGCTTAACCGTAGGCAACGGCGCAAGGTCTTGTAGCCCTTCGGGAAGTAACACGGAGTGTCTTTAAACACGCATCGTTAAACGCGAGAAGACTGCTCCGCCAGGGACGGTTACAGAGCTATACGCGCCTGTTCGTTGACCGCTTATTCGTTGGGATTTATCTCAGGCCTGAACAATTTACAAACGGAATATGACACTCCCTCCTTCGCGCCGTTCCATCTCCCCCTCCCAAGTAGTCTGAAACTCCCAGCCCACTTGGGAGTATCGGTCGATGCGCAATACCCGGCGTTTATCCATAGTTGCGACCAAAGGTCAACGGTCAGGCCTAGATGACCGCAACTGCCCAGGAAAAAGTCATGACTATTGAGCAAGATTCCTTGATTACGGCCAGCGCTCTGACCGTCGTAGCGACCGGCGAGGACGTTTCGCTGGACGAAACGACCGGGTTGCAGAACGCCACCGCCACGCCAGGCGCTACGGAAGACGCTAACGACAACGATACGGCGCTACCCCTGCCCTCGGCCTTCTCTACCCGTTTGACCGCCCTTGGGGCAGGTACCGCAATGGATGCGGCCTTGAGTGGCTATACCGGTGTCGTGGGCAATACGGGCAGCAATGCGTTCACCATCAGCGGCGCAACAAGCGCTACCGATGTCAGCTTCGTCGACAGCAATGGCGCACCACTCAATGACCTGGACAGCGGACTGGATACCCTCGATGGCACCAGCATCTTTCTCTATACCGATACGGTGAACAACAACATCCTTCTGGGCCGAGTCGGGGGTGCAACCGGCGCGATCGTGTTCGCTGCCTATATTGAAGAAACCGGATCGCCGGTCACGGGCGGCAAGATCTGGACCGTGGAGTACCAACCGCTCAGCAATCCAGATGCTACGGACCCCGATGATCCGGTCGATCTGGAGGATTTGGTTTTCGTCGGAGCCAGTCAGAACCTGGAATTCAGTCTCGATAAGGCGCCCTCCGGTCAGAACCTCTTCCTGATGTTCACGACAGCGACCCCGGCAACTGAAACGGTCAATGGTGTCGTGCGGATCACGGATCCCGCCGTCATTGCCACCGGCAAGTTACCGGCGAATCAGTCCGGGCTTGACCCCAACAGCACAGCCGACGACATCAATATAACGACCGGCGACACAATCAATACCAGCCAGGCGGGTGGGCCGACCACCTTCGGTACCAACAACCAGATGATTACGGAACAGGAAGGCATCCGTTTTTCGTTCGTCACCGGTGCCAGGCAGGATGTGACCATTCCCAACCTGGATCAGAATGAAGCCGATCTTGAATCCAACATCGACTACACCGGCGTGGTCAATGTGAAGACGGTCAGCTTCGACGTCGTGCAGTTGCAAAGCGGCAAGAGTGCTGTCGTAAAAATCAGCGCATTCACCACCGCTGTTGAATCTGGCACGCAATTTATCGACGGATATGCGAATGATACGAAGGTTGACATCGTCAATGTTCGCGTCCTCAACAGCGCCGGGACGGTGCTCGATAATTCAGACGGATCGGTGAATGACACGACCATTGGCATCACCATTACTAATGGGGTTGCAACTCTCACCGGCATTAAAGCCGGCTACCTGATTGAATACACCACAACGACGGATCACAACCGTGTGCTCGTCGAGAACGGGGCGGCCCTCGACGCCAAGGGCAATAACCACGCCGATTTTGATATCGATGGCCTCCACCTGTTCCAAGCCTCTATTACGAAAGCCGAAATCGGTTCTCAGATGATCTTCGAAGACGACGGGCCGGCGGCGGCCGGGACCGCTGTAACGGGAACCGTCGACGAGGACGGCCTGACCAATGGCATTGCCGGTGGAGTGGGCGACGTGACTGGCGAGGCGACCACGGCCAGCGGCAGCGTGACCGGCATCTTCCAGTCCGGCGTCGACACGCCACTGACCTATGCCTTGTCGAGTGACACCAGCGGCTTGCCGGCGCTGAGCTCGGGTGGAGTGGCGCTGGTGTACAGCGTCGTGGGCAACACGCTCACCGCCAAGGCCGGCACGACCGATGTGTTCACCTTCAGCCTCACCACAGCGGGCGCCTACACCTTCACGCTGCTCAAGCCGCTGGATCACGCGGCAGGCAACAACGAGAACGACATCACCATCAACCTGGGCTCGCTGCTGCAAGCCACCGACAAGGACGGTGACACGGTGACAGCTGCGGCCGAGAAGCTGGTCATCACCGTCGACGACGACACGCCGACCGCGACCGGCACTGCCGCAACGGGAACCGTCGACGAGGACGGCCTGACCAATGGCATTGCCGGTGGTACGGGCGACGTGGCTGGCGAGGCGACCACCGCCAGCGGCAGCGTGACCGGCATCTTCCAGTCCGGCGCCGACACGCCGCTGACCTATGCCTTGTTGAGTGACACCAGCGGCTTGCCGGCGCTGAGCTCTGGCGGGGTGGCGCTGGTGTACAGCGTCGCGGGCGACACACTCACCGCCAAGGCCGGCGCGACCGACGTGTTTACCTTCAGCCTCACCGCAGCGGGTGCCTACACCTTCACGCTGCTCAAGCCGCTGGATCACGCGGCAGGCAACAACGAGAACGACATCACCATTAACCTGGGCTCGCTGC is a genomic window containing:
- a CDS encoding ABC transporter ATP-binding protein produces the protein MIKLKLDNVNKQLGGARILRDVSLEIAAGEFVVFVGPSGCGKSTLLRLIAGLDSICAGDLLIDGRRVNDLEPRERGVGMVFQSYALYPHMSVYDNISFGLKLAKTEKTSLRERVLKTAKILQLDKLLQRKPKELSGGQRQRVAMGRAMAREPDILLFDEPLSNLDASLRVQMRNEIARLHDRLGSTMIYVTHDQVEAMTLADKIVVLNGGRVEQVGSPRELYERPASRFVAGFLGSPRMNFLSARLQAPGETSLVDTLVWGITSLPFDSSNLAAGTTLSLGIRPEHMSLTAADGTAGVVVTAVEYLGSETYVHLDTGHDEPMICRCEVNAGWQAGDRVELQLDIGNLHLFDADGTALKRHAIETLPEGVPLRSARASAL
- a CDS encoding T1SS-143 repeat domain-containing protein, whose product is MTIEQDSLITASALTVVATGEDVSLDETTGLQNATATPGATEDANDNDTALPLPSAFSTRLTALGAGTAMDAALSGYTGVVGNTGSNAFTISGATSATDVSFVDSNGAPLNDLDSGLDTLDGTSIFLYTDTVNNNILLGRVGGATGAIVFAAYIEETGSPVTGGKIWTVEYQPLSNPDATDPDDPVDLEDLVFVGASQNLEFSLDKAPSGQNLFLMFTTATPATETVNGVVRITDPAVIATGKLPANQSGLDPNSTADDINITTGDTINTSQAGGPTTFGTNNQMITEQEGIRFSFVTGARQDVTIPNLDQNEADLESNIDYTGVVNVKTVSFDVVQLQSGKSAVVKISAFTTAVESGTQFIDGYANDTKVDIVNVRVLNSAGTVLDNSDGSVNDTTIGITITNGVATLTGIKAGYLIEYTTTTDHNRVLVENGAALDAKGNNHADFDIDGLHLFQASITKAEIGSQMIFEDDGPAAAGTAVTGTVDEDGLTNGIAGGVGDVTGEATTASGSVTGIFQSGVDTPLTYALSSDTSGLPALSSGGVALVYSVVGNTLTAKAGTTDVFTFSLTTAGAYTFTLLKPLDHAAGNNENDITINLGSLLQATDKDGDTVTAAAEKLVITVDDDTPTATGTAATGTVDEDGLTNGIAGGTGDVAGEATTASGSVTGIFQSGADTPLTYALLSDTSGLPALSSGGVALVYSVAGDTLTAKAGATDVFTFSLTAAGAYTFTLLKPLDHAAGNNENDITINLGSLLQATDKDGDTVTAAAEKLVITVDDDTPTATGTAVTGTVDEDGLANGIAGGTGDVAGEATTAGGSVTGIFQSGADTPLTYALSSNTSGLPALSSAGVALVYSVAGNTLTAKAGATDVFTFSLTTAGVYSFTLLKQLDHVAGNDENDITINLGSLLQATDKDGDTVTAAADKLVITVDDDTPVIETPPVQDVDPDLGATSWTFSGDFAYSIGADKRGPTYSSAADSDFAALALSGTANDVAIVDPTVTWDSENLDAATFNVSFKYDHDRNAGTDPELVEGTLVFDKANDTYTFEMDALQTTQDVTLGEGTGYETYDVDGMEPSSGPSPVATGKLGEGFFIQITGFEAPLTAGGNNVVTSGELVSGTQAPVTLSSTALGVSGNTIQAGEAANINFFQTDPKGDLGATNYSYATDFFIKFDGYETESDDLLLIVSLADANDSSITTTRAIYVDQGDVYENDTNNSDLVGTKYEALILNDPADPNDPFLDNNDALLIVESNDFNIQTGDNWLIKGIQILSNDAGLTGSAINLNRNVGDDGASSTSAQPVSGLVGPGNTIAEDTSTNPLKIIDAGFSTTTTTPATLDLTLDFKVVDADSDFTDVQTIDIENPVVVELVGVTNLAPTDLVL
- a CDS encoding glycoside hydrolase family 32 protein, which produces MTVYLNPMNDPMSCALDLAQCALSDGLSRVIHDYRPGYHLAPPAGWMNDPNGVVYFRGEYHVFYQHHPFDAKWGPMYWGHAKSADLVHWQHLPIALAPGDDFDRDGCFSGSAVVCGDTLALIYTGHTWLGDVGDERSIRQVQCLATSTDGIRFIKHGAVIDTAPQDTIMHFRDPKVWQEDDGWYLIAGARLGDVPLLPLYRSTDLHAWEFLDYVSSGSAGDGYMWECPDLFRLNGRDVLLYSPQGMQPEGYERLNKYQTGYRVGRLDSEWHFTGGPFIELDNGHDFYAAQTLLAADGRRLVWAWLDMWESPMPSQAHHWCGMLGLPRELELHADRLCVYPARELTALRMAPLPGTPWWDESGTRCVPQVNGDMLELHVHLDLRGCTDGHLGIALRCSDDDHEETLLYYDALLQRLVLDRSRSGAQVTGQRSVSIDPTQGRLELRVFLDRSSIEVFDENGRFSFSSRLYPRPDSLGVKLFASGSGGRVSIPKAWPLASGWL
- a CDS encoding DUF6124 family protein, which encodes MFKVTPNPPDTDPASPYESLDSKKLNEAAERALDFYLNPAAIMNNTPRKPSTMYMVAPDVGHEALLVQTCENLASASVMASDLAALVEGTHRNTLLALQQVIMLGELAVNRMLDNFVPPK
- a CDS encoding LacI family DNA-binding transcriptional regulator, with amino-acid sequence MTSVKDVAQLAGVSLMTVSRALNNPEKLSPETLQRVRRAIDELQFVPSLSARKMRGDNLQSRTIGVFALDTATTPFAVELLLSIEQTAQQAGWNVFILNLLSNPPTDQNIDLMLSHRPDGLIFSAMGFRHVSIPERLKSKPLVLANCLADDSDLVSYVPDDETGQYRAVHHALSQGYRRPLCINLPKQSLAWGLRQKGLQRACQAFGLAPDALLQYDLSDHDAYGETAAILDRHITEGRPEFDILICGNDRIAFCAYQLLLGRGLKIPDDVAVLGYDNMIGIAELFLPPLTTVQLPYYEIGRNAARHLIEALEVSGAQPVDCPLVVRTSL
- a CDS encoding carbohydrate ABC transporter permease, with amino-acid sequence MSVSTTHAPCEELLLTRETPVQRRRVRAAWLFLTPMLLCLALVAAWPLLRTFWFSLTDANLADTGGGTFIGLSNYLFHNGTNWSGILVDPQWWNAVRNTLHFTVVSVGLEVVLGLLVALLLNIKFTGRSLVRALILIPWAIPTIVSAKIWSWMLNDQFGIINHLMLSLGLIDAPLAWTADADLSMWAVIIVDVWKTVPFVTLLMLAALQMLPSDCYEAARVDGIHPLKVFWRVTLPLLMPALLVAAIFRILDSLRVFDVIYVLTSNSSSTMSMSVYARQHLVEFQDVGYGSAASTLLFLVVAVIAMLYLYLGRRQLEVRS
- a CDS encoding carbohydrate ABC transporter permease — protein: MSPRLLKKALLRLGFWCLIGVLLLYAVFPFYYAIVTSLKPSSALFEVSYWIDNPDFSNYAAVLNQASFLLAIRNSLVVALCVVTLALFLSLTAAYALGRVKFRGRGTVLMMVLGVSMFPQVAVLSGLFEVIRALGLYNTSWALILSYTIFTLPFTVWVLTTFMGQLPHELEEAAIMDGASPWVTLTRVLLPLLWPALVTTGLLAFIAAWNEFLFALTFTLTDTQRTVPVAIALISGGSPHELPWGLLMAASVLVTVPLVILVLIFQRRIVSGLTAGALKG